Proteins found in one Candidatus Margulisiibacteriota bacterium genomic segment:
- the scpB gene encoding SMC-Scp complex subunit ScpB has product METVENLGNTVEAVESVTLDPARIKNIIESVLFVARKPLSVEQLEEVLELSRDVFQPVLDELLVEYQSKGLTIFPAAGGYLMGTIPDNADYVQKILRPKVETTLTPTALETLAIIAYKQPVSRGEVERVRGVNSDYVMDTLISKRLIKEAGRSEALGHPYLYVTSDDFLRHFGLKDISELPPLPFDINEEPIDYKAILPEELPQEESKEEATTL; this is encoded by the coding sequence ATGGAAACAGTTGAGAACCTTGGCAATACGGTAGAAGCTGTCGAAAGCGTGACGCTCGATCCAGCCAGGATCAAAAACATTATTGAATCGGTTTTGTTCGTGGCCAGAAAGCCCTTGTCGGTTGAACAGTTGGAAGAAGTGCTTGAGCTTTCGCGCGATGTTTTCCAGCCGGTTTTAGACGAATTATTGGTTGAATACCAGTCTAAGGGGCTGACTATTTTTCCCGCCGCCGGCGGTTACCTGATGGGGACGATCCCGGACAATGCCGATTACGTGCAAAAGATTTTGCGTCCCAAGGTTGAAACAACTTTGACGCCGACCGCTCTGGAAACCTTGGCGATCATCGCTTACAAACAACCGGTGTCAAGGGGCGAAGTCGAACGGGTCCGGGGAGTCAATTCCGATTACGTTATGGATACGCTGATCTCCAAACGGTTGATCAAAGAAGCGGGGCGGAGCGAAGCGCTCGGCCATCCCTATCTTTACGTCACTTCCGACGACTTTTTGCGGCATTTCGGCCTGAAAGATATTTCGGAGCTGCCGCCGCTGCCGTTTGATATTAACGAAGAACCGATCGATTACAAAGCGATCCTGCCGGAAGAACTTCCCCAGGAAGAAAGTAAGGAGGAGGCTACGACCCTTTAA
- the dprA gene encoding DNA-processing protein DprA produces the protein MRYWVGANLVEGVGPVKLKKLLSDGSIKAVCEKLNAPLDLADKEIAAARAKNIQLLALDQDNYPQLLKQIHDPPPVLYLKGELRPTDQCAVAIVGTRRASTYGLETARRLAGELAGQGITVVSGLAMGIDAAAHEGALTAGGRTIAVLGGGVDDPQPVCNAGLAVRVAKNGALVSEYPLGYQPNIWSFPRRNRIISGLSLAVIVVEGSEQSGAMITARLGLEQGREVMAVPGRIDSPLSRGPHSLLKDGAKLVETVGDVLEELNLASEKTRPLVEPAYQLTIEEQRIVSALGSDPKHLDLLAAELSLPGHQLSAALLALEMKKAIKQLPGHFYVML, from the coding sequence TTGCGTTACTGGGTGGGGGCGAATTTGGTGGAGGGGGTTGGGCCGGTCAAGCTGAAAAAATTGCTTTCAGACGGTTCCATTAAAGCCGTTTGTGAAAAATTAAACGCCCCGCTGGATCTGGCCGATAAGGAAATCGCCGCCGCCCGCGCTAAAAATATCCAGCTGCTTGCTCTCGACCAAGATAATTATCCACAATTGCTAAAACAAATCCACGATCCGCCGCCGGTCCTTTATCTCAAGGGTGAATTGCGGCCGACTGATCAATGCGCGGTCGCGATTGTTGGGACCAGAAGAGCCTCAACTTATGGGTTGGAAACCGCCCGCCGATTGGCGGGCGAACTGGCTGGCCAAGGGATAACCGTAGTTTCCGGCCTGGCGATGGGGATCGATGCCGCCGCCCACGAAGGGGCGTTGACGGCTGGCGGCCGGACGATCGCGGTCCTGGGTGGCGGGGTCGACGATCCGCAACCGGTCTGTAACGCCGGGCTAGCCGTCCGTGTAGCAAAAAACGGCGCGCTGGTTTCCGAATATCCGCTCGGTTATCAGCCAAATATCTGGTCTTTTCCCCGGCGGAACCGGATCATTTCCGGCTTGTCGCTGGCGGTGATCGTGGTTGAAGGGAGCGAGCAGAGCGGCGCGATGATCACCGCCCGGTTGGGTTTGGAACAGGGGCGGGAAGTAATGGCTGTCCCGGGGCGAATCGATTCCCCCTTGAGCCGCGGACCGCACTCTCTGCTTAAGGACGGCGCCAAATTAGTCGAAACCGTTGGCGATGTTTTGGAAGAATTAAATCTCGCTTCAGAGAAGACGCGGCCGTTGGTCGAACCGGCATATCAATTGACGATCGAAGAACAACGGATTGTCTCCGCTCTGGGATCTGACCCCAAACATCTCGATCTCCTCGCGGCCGAGCTCTCTCTGCCGGGTCACCAATTGTCCGCCGCACTCCTGGCCCTGGAAATGAAAAAAGCGATCAAACAGCTCCCGGGACACTTTTACGTTATGCTATAA
- a CDS encoding segregation/condensation protein A, whose product MSEEALLNRSTDYQVKLDVYEGPFDLLLKAIDDGKLEVGTVSINQIITTYFEYWKTFRPSLIAASDFLYMAAYLIDLKTRGLLPVRQVEGEAENDLQIEESLISHIHEYAAYKQIAKSLRQRKEVFDKIYSRHEGEKVEKDIQLVDISLRDLVVAFKKVYDDAAERDNILSIKAEEITLEDRIIEVRDLLAKRPGGVPFEELFIRKTRLEVVVTFLAILELAKQGNLQIKQDRRFATIMISLGGDRPEGGDSDGNS is encoded by the coding sequence ATGAGCGAAGAAGCGCTTCTCAACCGGTCGACCGATTATCAGGTCAAGCTTGATGTCTATGAGGGGCCGTTCGATCTCCTTCTTAAAGCGATCGACGATGGCAAGCTGGAAGTGGGGACCGTTTCCATTAACCAGATCATCACGACCTATTTCGAATATTGGAAAACTTTTCGGCCGAGCCTGATTGCCGCCTCCGACTTTTTGTACATGGCCGCTTATTTGATCGACCTGAAGACCCGCGGGCTCCTGCCGGTCAGGCAAGTCGAAGGCGAAGCGGAGAATGATCTCCAGATCGAAGAGTCGCTGATCTCCCACATTCATGAGTATGCCGCTTACAAGCAGATTGCCAAGAGCCTGCGCCAGCGCAAAGAAGTTTTCGACAAGATCTATTCCCGCCACGAAGGGGAGAAGGTTGAGAAAGATATCCAGCTGGTCGATATTTCACTGCGCGACCTGGTCGTCGCCTTCAAGAAAGTCTATGACGATGCCGCCGAGCGCGATAATATTTTGTCGATCAAGGCGGAAGAGATCACGTTGGAAGACCGGATCATCGAGGTTCGAGACCTTTTGGCGAAGCGGCCGGGAGGGGTGCCGTTCGAAGAATTGTTCATCCGCAAGACCAGGCTGGAAGTGGTCGTGACATTTTTGGCGATCCTGGAATTAGCCAAACAGGGGAATCTGCAGATCAAGCAAGACCGTCGTTTCGCGACAATTATGATATCATTGGGCGGAGATCGACCGGAAGGAGGGGATAGTGATGGAAACAGTTGA
- the trpS gene encoding tryptophan--tRNA ligase codes for MTRKRVLSGIQPTGKLHLGNLIGAVENWTRLQDLYDCFFFLADLHALTTAYAESGKIRDNVKQLTIDLLSAGIDPEKAVLFRQSDVPEHSELHLILSMITPLSWLERVPTYKGKIEEMKEKDLGTYGFLGYPLLQAADILIYKADLVPVGEDQLPHLELTREVARRFNFLYKEIFPEPKDELTNFPVLPGLDGRKMSKSYGNTIAISDSPDEIRKKIGTMITDPARIKKDDPGHPEVCPVYSYYKVFAKERIETVATECREAKRGCVACKKELAEVLVKYLEPIHARQAIFQRDHELVAGILANGAERARVVAAKTLKEAKQVVGLI; via the coding sequence ATGACTAGAAAACGTGTTTTATCAGGAATTCAGCCGACCGGGAAACTCCACCTTGGTAACCTTATTGGAGCGGTGGAGAATTGGACCCGGCTTCAGGACCTGTACGACTGCTTCTTTTTTCTGGCCGATCTCCATGCTTTGACGACTGCTTACGCCGAAAGCGGTAAGATCCGCGACAATGTTAAACAGTTGACTATCGACCTATTATCCGCCGGGATCGACCCGGAAAAAGCGGTCCTTTTTCGTCAATCTGATGTACCGGAGCATTCCGAGCTCCATCTAATCCTTTCAATGATCACGCCGCTTTCCTGGCTGGAACGTGTTCCGACCTATAAAGGGAAGATCGAAGAGATGAAAGAAAAAGACCTGGGGACCTACGGTTTCCTCGGTTATCCGCTCCTTCAAGCGGCCGATATCCTGATCTACAAAGCGGACCTGGTCCCGGTCGGGGAAGACCAATTGCCGCATCTGGAACTGACCCGGGAAGTCGCTCGGCGGTTCAATTTTCTCTATAAGGAAATATTCCCGGAGCCAAAAGATGAGCTGACCAACTTTCCGGTCCTCCCCGGGCTTGATGGCCGAAAGATGAGCAAGTCATATGGCAACACGATCGCCATCTCCGATTCGCCGGACGAGATCCGGAAAAAGATCGGGACGATGATCACCGATCCGGCTCGGATCAAAAAAGACGATCCGGGGCATCCCGAAGTTTGCCCGGTCTATTCATATTATAAGGTGTTTGCGAAAGAACGGATCGAGACCGTTGCCACGGAGTGCCGCGAAGCCAAGCGGGGGTGCGTTGCCTGTAAGAAAGAATTGGCCGAGGTTTTGGTGAAATATCTGGAGCCGATCCACGCCCGCCAGGCTATTTTCCAGCGCGATCATGAATTGGTCGCCGGAATTTTAGCCAACGGAGCGGAGCGGGCGCGGGTGGTCGCCGCTAAAACCCTGAAAGAAGCCAAACAGGTGGTGGGATTGATATGA
- a CDS encoding CBS domain-containing protein, producing MFASELIGIPVVDRVQENIGKVKDILITLGEAFPKVAGLLIITLDGKEKILLIGEIDLIGRRFVSTRNPKGQVALASKRDGEVMLMQDIVDKQIVDLEGARVIRVNDLKLAKMNQDVRLIGADVGVRGMFRRLGLEGLVNWFTSFFHHQVPESLIGWDHVQWLAGGKITIPSKTISDLHPADVAQIISQLHVDEKTAIFSELADKTAAEALHELEPMLGAIIIANIDTKKALGVLEKMPVDEAADIIGDLTEDKAQELLRLMKVAKAGKIRELLKHHDETAGGLMNTEFITFPQDLTVEQTILRLREMAPEAETIYYLYVVDEQQRLLGILSLRKLIVSPPATMIKGIMLKDFVTLSPEMKERETADIFSKYNLLAVPVVDEEKRILGIVTIDDVVDYILPPVSRRKRQRIG from the coding sequence ATGTTTGCTTCTGAACTCATTGGCATTCCGGTTGTCGATCGGGTTCAGGAGAACATTGGCAAAGTAAAAGATATCCTCATCACGCTGGGCGAAGCTTTCCCTAAGGTCGCGGGACTTCTAATTATTACTCTGGACGGGAAAGAAAAAATCCTGCTGATCGGGGAGATCGACCTCATCGGCCGCCGCTTCGTCTCCACCCGCAACCCCAAAGGGCAGGTCGCCCTGGCTTCCAAACGAGACGGCGAGGTCATGCTGATGCAGGACATCGTCGACAAACAGATCGTTGACTTGGAAGGGGCCCGGGTCATTCGCGTTAACGACCTGAAACTGGCCAAGATGAACCAGGATGTCCGCCTGATCGGGGCCGACGTCGGAGTGCGCGGGATGTTCCGTCGCCTGGGGCTCGAAGGGCTGGTCAATTGGTTCACTTCATTCTTCCATCACCAGGTCCCGGAAAGCCTGATCGGTTGGGACCATGTCCAGTGGCTGGCCGGCGGCAAGATCACCATCCCGAGCAAAACGATCTCCGACCTCCATCCGGCCGACGTCGCCCAGATCATTTCCCAGCTCCATGTCGACGAAAAAACCGCGATCTTTTCCGAACTGGCCGATAAGACCGCGGCCGAAGCGCTCCATGAACTGGAGCCGATGCTCGGCGCGATCATCATTGCCAATATCGATACTAAAAAAGCGCTCGGCGTCCTGGAAAAGATGCCGGTCGACGAAGCGGCCGACATCATCGGCGACCTGACCGAAGACAAAGCCCAGGAACTCCTCCGGCTGATGAAAGTTGCAAAGGCGGGGAAGATCCGCGAGCTGCTGAAGCACCATGATGAAACTGCCGGCGGCTTGATGAACACCGAATTTATTACCTTCCCGCAGGACCTGACCGTTGAGCAGACCATTCTTCGGCTCCGGGAGATGGCGCCGGAAGCGGAAACTATTTATTACCTTTATGTCGTCGACGAACAACAGCGACTGCTCGGGATCTTAAGCCTGCGCAAACTGATCGTTTCTCCGCCGGCCACAATGATCAAGGGCATCATGCTCAAGGATTTCGTGACCCTCTCGCCGGAAATGAAGGAGCGGGAAACGGCCGATATCTTTTCCAAATATAATCTGCTGGCGGTTCCGGTCGTTGATGAAGAGAAGCGGATTCTGGGGATCGTGACGATTGATGACGTCGTCGATTATATCCTCCCGCCTGTTTCCAGACGGAAACGCCAGAGGATCGGATGA